From Syngnathoides biaculeatus isolate LvHL_M chromosome 19, ASM1980259v1, whole genome shotgun sequence, a single genomic window includes:
- the nub1 gene encoding NEDD8 ultimate buster 1 isoform X2 — protein MGSLLLRMRSVTEEGQQTRDDASELGRVTSSTALRRAREGLVCGARASGALRRPAAPARVRGRGGSGGHPRGGAEERRTEPDLQGKRRGHRGAAAAATGRRQEVQNVDGDPAGRVRSGADGQDRGGSRSRVLQSHPEWQDPERRSAPGPAGGGQPQQDDGPEGLRRRLGSRGRRARPQRLPNPVRERRQRRPSGRALPGGRRPEGDPAEDPPAGEEGADPRHGPAREGAGPHEEEAARRRALSPPAGRRPLQRVRLGAAGRGGQPRRAAAGHRVVLPGLGGAVVPGRRAPAPAAGRGLLRQVLRRAAAEAAGHQGQHGAGGRAVPAPAPAAEPAGLRGRRRPSSPPATGTGTTSSVSKCRRSTTRLSGSSLRAAGRLGVSRVRQVESLYARLSPDADKMTQLMVLGFSEREARLGLRASRGDVQEAASLVGRRRREREELRRRERQKRKKNKESLAVLAEAGYGARDAAAALRRANGDLERAFQILLDASQAPPTCEANLDQKLQQLLYLGFERSAAEAALASTGGDLQSATELLIDNWGAGPSEAAPPSEDEEPGTSSGSADDSELVNEVLEDIPGDEDDYLDPTLEEELQLLNAIKTHLARSPDQ, from the exons ATGG GCTCGTTGCTGTTGAGGATGAGGAGCGTGACGGAGGAAGGCCAGCAGACGCGCGATGACGCATCAGAGCTGGGACGTGTGACATCATCAACGGCGTTGAGGCGTGCCCGCGAAGGCCTCGTCTGCGGCGCAC GAGCTAGCGGAGCGCTACGCCGCCCTGCTGCGCCTGCCCGGGTCAGAGGTCGCGGAGGCTCTGGAGGTCATCCGCGTGGGGGCGCTGAAGAGAGGCGAACGGAACCAGACCTTCAGGGAAAGCGGCGTGGCCACCGTggagctgctgctgccgccACGGGACGGCGGCAAGAAG tccAAAATGTCGATGGAGACCCGGCTGGACGTGTGCGCTCAGGAGCTGATGGACAG GATCGCGGAGGAAGTCGGTCTCGCGTCCTTCAAAGTCATCCTGAATGGCAGGACCCTGAACGCCG GTCAGCGCCTGGACCAGCAGGGGGTGGGCAACCACAGCAGGATGATGGTCCTGAAGGCCTTCGACGCCGCCTCGGCTCCCGCGGACGTCGGGCGCGCCCACAGAGGCTTCCGAATCCTGTCCGAGAGAG ACGGCAGCGACGACCTTCAGGACGCGCCCTTCCTGGAGGTCGCCGACCAGAAGGGGACCCCGCTGAAGATCCCCCAGCGGGAGAAGAAG GCGCTGATCCTCGCCATGGGCCTGCACGAGAAGGGGCGGGCCCTCATGAAGAGGAAGCGGCACGACGACGCGCTCTGTCACCTCCTGCAGGCCGACGTCCACTTCAG CGAGTGCGGCTCGGCGCTGCTGGGCGTGGTGGACAACCACGGCGTGCTGCAGCTGGACATCGTGTGGTGCTACCAGGCCTCGGAGGCGCTGTCGTGCCTGGACGACGGGCGCCAGCGCCTGCGGCTGGCCGAGGACTGCTTCGTCAGGTGCTACGGCGAGCGGCGGCAGAGGCTGCTGGTCATCAAG GGCAACACGGGGCAGGAGGACGTGCTGTTCCTGCGCCTGCGCCTGCTGCAGAGCCTGCTGGCCTTCGTGGACGGCGACGACCTTCAAGCCCGCCAGCGACTGGAACAGGTACGACGTCGTCGGTTTCAAAATGCCGCCGATCGACGACTCGCCTGTCGGGCTCCAGTTTGCGCGCCGCCGGTCGCCTTGGAGTTTCGCGTGTGCGTCAGGTGGAGTCGCTGTACGCGCGTTTGAGTCCCGACGCCGACAAAATGACGCAGCTGATGGTGCTGGGCTTCAGCGAGAGAGAAGCGCGACTGGGCCTGCGAGCGTCCCGCGGCGACGTGCAGGAGGCCGCCTCGCTCGTCGGCCGTCGCAGGCGG GAGCGCGAGGAGCTGAGGCGACGCGAGCgccagaagaggaaaaaaaacaaggagagTTTGGCCGTCCTGGCGGAGGCGGGCTACGGCGCCAgggacgccgccgccgcgctgCGCCGGGCCAACGGAGACCTGGAAAGAGCCTTCCAA ATCCTGCTGGACGCCAGCCAGGCGCCGCCCACGTGCGAGGCAAACCTGGACCAGAAGCTGCAGCAG TTGTTGTATTTGGGCTTCGAGCGGTCAGCGGCGGAGGCGGCGTTGGCGTCGACGGGCGGAGACCTCCAGTCGGCCACCGAGCTGTTGATTGACAATTGGGGGGCGGGGCCCTCAGAGGCCGCGCCCCCCTCGGAGGACGAGGAGCCCGGCACGTCTTCGGGCTCCGCGG ACGACAGCGAGCTGGTGAACGAGGTCCTGGAGGACATCCCGGGCGACGAGGACGACTACTTGGATCCGACGCTGGAGGAGGAGCTGCAGCTCCTCAACGCCATCAAGACCCACCTGGCGCGCTCTCCGGACCAGTGA
- the nub1 gene encoding NEDD8 ultimate buster 1 isoform X1 — translation MCSRSRTAPLSAVKADMSKGSLLLRMRSVTEEGQQTRDDASELGRVTSSTALRRAREGLVCGARASGALRRPAAPARVRGRGGSGGHPRGGAEERRTEPDLQGKRRGHRGAAAAATGRRQEVQNVDGDPAGRVRSGADGQDRGGSRSRVLQSHPEWQDPERRSAPGPAGGGQPQQDDGPEGLRRRLGSRGRRARPQRLPNPVRERRQRRPSGRALPGGRRPEGDPAEDPPAGEEGADPRHGPAREGAGPHEEEAARRRALSPPAGRRPLQRVRLGAAGRGGQPRRAAAGHRVVLPGLGGAVVPGRRAPAPAAGRGLLRQVLRRAAAEAAGHQGQHGAGGRAVPAPAPAAEPAGLRGRRRPSSPPATGTGTTSSVSKCRRSTTRLSGSSLRAAGRLGVSRVRQVESLYARLSPDADKMTQLMVLGFSEREARLGLRASRGDVQEAASLVGRRRREREELRRRERQKRKKNKESLAVLAEAGYGARDAAAALRRANGDLERAFQILLDASQAPPTCEANLDQKLQQLLYLGFERSAAEAALASTGGDLQSATELLIDNWGAGPSEAAPPSEDEEPGTSSGSADDSELVNEVLEDIPGDEDDYLDPTLEEELQLLNAIKTHLARSPDQ, via the exons ATGTGCAGCAGGAGCAGGACGGCGCCGCTCAGCGCGGTCAAGGCGGACATGTCGAAAG GCTCGTTGCTGTTGAGGATGAGGAGCGTGACGGAGGAAGGCCAGCAGACGCGCGATGACGCATCAGAGCTGGGACGTGTGACATCATCAACGGCGTTGAGGCGTGCCCGCGAAGGCCTCGTCTGCGGCGCAC GAGCTAGCGGAGCGCTACGCCGCCCTGCTGCGCCTGCCCGGGTCAGAGGTCGCGGAGGCTCTGGAGGTCATCCGCGTGGGGGCGCTGAAGAGAGGCGAACGGAACCAGACCTTCAGGGAAAGCGGCGTGGCCACCGTggagctgctgctgccgccACGGGACGGCGGCAAGAAG tccAAAATGTCGATGGAGACCCGGCTGGACGTGTGCGCTCAGGAGCTGATGGACAG GATCGCGGAGGAAGTCGGTCTCGCGTCCTTCAAAGTCATCCTGAATGGCAGGACCCTGAACGCCG GTCAGCGCCTGGACCAGCAGGGGGTGGGCAACCACAGCAGGATGATGGTCCTGAAGGCCTTCGACGCCGCCTCGGCTCCCGCGGACGTCGGGCGCGCCCACAGAGGCTTCCGAATCCTGTCCGAGAGAG ACGGCAGCGACGACCTTCAGGACGCGCCCTTCCTGGAGGTCGCCGACCAGAAGGGGACCCCGCTGAAGATCCCCCAGCGGGAGAAGAAG GCGCTGATCCTCGCCATGGGCCTGCACGAGAAGGGGCGGGCCCTCATGAAGAGGAAGCGGCACGACGACGCGCTCTGTCACCTCCTGCAGGCCGACGTCCACTTCAG CGAGTGCGGCTCGGCGCTGCTGGGCGTGGTGGACAACCACGGCGTGCTGCAGCTGGACATCGTGTGGTGCTACCAGGCCTCGGAGGCGCTGTCGTGCCTGGACGACGGGCGCCAGCGCCTGCGGCTGGCCGAGGACTGCTTCGTCAGGTGCTACGGCGAGCGGCGGCAGAGGCTGCTGGTCATCAAG GGCAACACGGGGCAGGAGGACGTGCTGTTCCTGCGCCTGCGCCTGCTGCAGAGCCTGCTGGCCTTCGTGGACGGCGACGACCTTCAAGCCCGCCAGCGACTGGAACAGGTACGACGTCGTCGGTTTCAAAATGCCGCCGATCGACGACTCGCCTGTCGGGCTCCAGTTTGCGCGCCGCCGGTCGCCTTGGAGTTTCGCGTGTGCGTCAGGTGGAGTCGCTGTACGCGCGTTTGAGTCCCGACGCCGACAAAATGACGCAGCTGATGGTGCTGGGCTTCAGCGAGAGAGAAGCGCGACTGGGCCTGCGAGCGTCCCGCGGCGACGTGCAGGAGGCCGCCTCGCTCGTCGGCCGTCGCAGGCGG GAGCGCGAGGAGCTGAGGCGACGCGAGCgccagaagaggaaaaaaaacaaggagagTTTGGCCGTCCTGGCGGAGGCGGGCTACGGCGCCAgggacgccgccgccgcgctgCGCCGGGCCAACGGAGACCTGGAAAGAGCCTTCCAA ATCCTGCTGGACGCCAGCCAGGCGCCGCCCACGTGCGAGGCAAACCTGGACCAGAAGCTGCAGCAG TTGTTGTATTTGGGCTTCGAGCGGTCAGCGGCGGAGGCGGCGTTGGCGTCGACGGGCGGAGACCTCCAGTCGGCCACCGAGCTGTTGATTGACAATTGGGGGGCGGGGCCCTCAGAGGCCGCGCCCCCCTCGGAGGACGAGGAGCCCGGCACGTCTTCGGGCTCCGCGG ACGACAGCGAGCTGGTGAACGAGGTCCTGGAGGACATCCCGGGCGACGAGGACGACTACTTGGATCCGACGCTGGAGGAGGAGCTGCAGCTCCTCAACGCCATCAAGACCCACCTGGCGCGCTCTCCGGACCAGTGA
- the nub1 gene encoding NEDD8 ultimate buster 1 isoform X4, with the protein MAERNVEAKLKKQLKQDKIQLWKVPYSDDAQQPGRAHMQELAERYAALLRLPGSEVAEALEVIRVGALKRGERNQTFRESGVATVELLLPPRDGGKKSKMSMETRLDVCAQELMDRIAEEVGLASFKVILNGRTLNAGQRLDQQGVGNHSRMMVLKAFDAASAPADVGRAHRGFRILSERDGSDDLQDAPFLEVADQKGTPLKIPQREKKALILAMGLHEKGRALMKRKRHDDALCHLLQADVHFRPRRRCRAWTTGASACGWPRTASSGATASGGRGCWSSRATRGRRTCCSCACACCRACWPSWTATTFKPASDWNRYDVVGFKMPPIDDSPVGLQFARRRSPWSFACASGGVAVRAFESRRRQNDAADGAGLQRERSATGPASVPRRRAGGRLARRPSQAGARGAEATRAPEEEKKQGEFGRPGGGGLRRQGRRRRAAPGQRRPGKSLPNPAGRQPGAAHVRGKPGPEAAADDSELVNEVLEDIPGDEDDYLDPTLEEELQLLNAIKTHLARSPDQ; encoded by the exons ATGGCGGAGCGAAACGTGGAAGCCAAACTGAAGAAGCAACTGAAGCAGGACAAGATCCAGCTCTGGAAGGTTCCGTACAGCGACGACGCGCAGCAGCCCGGACGCGCGCACATGCAG GAGCTAGCGGAGCGCTACGCCGCCCTGCTGCGCCTGCCCGGGTCAGAGGTCGCGGAGGCTCTGGAGGTCATCCGCGTGGGGGCGCTGAAGAGAGGCGAACGGAACCAGACCTTCAGGGAAAGCGGCGTGGCCACCGTggagctgctgctgccgccACGGGACGGCGGCAAGAAG tccAAAATGTCGATGGAGACCCGGCTGGACGTGTGCGCTCAGGAGCTGATGGACAG GATCGCGGAGGAAGTCGGTCTCGCGTCCTTCAAAGTCATCCTGAATGGCAGGACCCTGAACGCCG GTCAGCGCCTGGACCAGCAGGGGGTGGGCAACCACAGCAGGATGATGGTCCTGAAGGCCTTCGACGCCGCCTCGGCTCCCGCGGACGTCGGGCGCGCCCACAGAGGCTTCCGAATCCTGTCCGAGAGAG ACGGCAGCGACGACCTTCAGGACGCGCCCTTCCTGGAGGTCGCCGACCAGAAGGGGACCCCGCTGAAGATCCCCCAGCGGGAGAAGAAG GCGCTGATCCTCGCCATGGGCCTGCACGAGAAGGGGCGGGCCCTCATGAAGAGGAAGCGGCACGACGACGCGCTCTGTCACCTCCTGCAGGCCGACGTCCACTTCAG GCCTCGGAGGCGCTGTCGTGCCTGGACGACGGGCGCCAGCGCCTGCGGCTGGCCGAGGACTGCTTCGTCAGGTGCTACGGCGAGCGGCGGCAGAGGCTGCTGGTCATCAAG GGCAACACGGGGCAGGAGGACGTGCTGTTCCTGCGCCTGCGCCTGCTGCAGAGCCTGCTGGCCTTCGTGGACGGCGACGACCTTCAAGCCCGCCAGCGACTGGAACAGGTACGACGTCGTCGGTTTCAAAATGCCGCCGATCGACGACTCGCCTGTCGGGCTCCAGTTTGCGCGCCGCCGGTCGCCTTGGAGTTTCGCGTGTGCGTCAGGTGGAGTCGCTGTACGCGCGTTTGAGTCCCGACGCCGACAAAATGACGCAGCTGATGGTGCTGGGCTTCAGCGAGAGAGAAGCGCGACTGGGCCTGCGAGCGTCCCGCGGCGACGTGCAGGAGGCCGCCTCGCTCGTCGGCCGTCGCAGGCGG GAGCGCGAGGAGCTGAGGCGACGCGAGCgccagaagaggaaaaaaaacaaggagagTTTGGCCGTCCTGGCGGAGGCGGGCTACGGCGCCAgggacgccgccgccgcgctgCGCCGGGCCAACGGAGACCTGGAAAGAGCCTTCCAA ATCCTGCTGGACGCCAGCCAGGCGCCGCCCACGTGCGAGGCAAACCTGGACCAGAAGCTGCAGCAG ACGACAGCGAGCTGGTGAACGAGGTCCTGGAGGACATCCCGGGCGACGAGGACGACTACTTGGATCCGACGCTGGAGGAGGAGCTGCAGCTCCTCAACGCCATCAAGACCCACCTGGCGCGCTCTCCGGACCAGTGA
- the nub1 gene encoding NEDD8 ultimate buster 1 isoform X3, producing MAERNVEAKLKKQLKQDKIQLWKVPYSDDAQQPGRAHMQELAERYAALLRLPGSEVAEALEVIRVGALKRGERNQTFRESGVATVELLLPPRDGGKKSKMSMETRLDVCAQELMDRIAEEVGLASFKVILNGRTLNAGQRLDQQGVGNHSRMMVLKAFDAASAPADVGRAHRGFRILSERDGSDDLQDAPFLEVADQKGTPLKIPQREKKALILAMGLHEKGRALMKRKRHDDALCHLLQADVHFSECGSALLGVVDNHGVLQLDIVWCYQASEALSCLDDGRQRLRLAEDCFVRCYGERRQRLLVIKGNTGQEDVLFLRLRLLQSLLAFVDGDDLQARQRLEQVESLYARLSPDADKMTQLMVLGFSEREARLGLRASRGDVQEAASLVGRRRREREELRRRERQKRKKNKESLAVLAEAGYGARDAAAALRRANGDLERAFQILLDASQAPPTCEANLDQKLQQLLYLGFERSAAEAALASTGGDLQSATELLIDNWGAGPSEAAPPSEDEEPGTSSGSADDSELVNEVLEDIPGDEDDYLDPTLEEELQLLNAIKTHLARSPDQ from the exons ATGGCGGAGCGAAACGTGGAAGCCAAACTGAAGAAGCAACTGAAGCAGGACAAGATCCAGCTCTGGAAGGTTCCGTACAGCGACGACGCGCAGCAGCCCGGACGCGCGCACATGCAG GAGCTAGCGGAGCGCTACGCCGCCCTGCTGCGCCTGCCCGGGTCAGAGGTCGCGGAGGCTCTGGAGGTCATCCGCGTGGGGGCGCTGAAGAGAGGCGAACGGAACCAGACCTTCAGGGAAAGCGGCGTGGCCACCGTggagctgctgctgccgccACGGGACGGCGGCAAGAAG tccAAAATGTCGATGGAGACCCGGCTGGACGTGTGCGCTCAGGAGCTGATGGACAG GATCGCGGAGGAAGTCGGTCTCGCGTCCTTCAAAGTCATCCTGAATGGCAGGACCCTGAACGCCG GTCAGCGCCTGGACCAGCAGGGGGTGGGCAACCACAGCAGGATGATGGTCCTGAAGGCCTTCGACGCCGCCTCGGCTCCCGCGGACGTCGGGCGCGCCCACAGAGGCTTCCGAATCCTGTCCGAGAGAG ACGGCAGCGACGACCTTCAGGACGCGCCCTTCCTGGAGGTCGCCGACCAGAAGGGGACCCCGCTGAAGATCCCCCAGCGGGAGAAGAAG GCGCTGATCCTCGCCATGGGCCTGCACGAGAAGGGGCGGGCCCTCATGAAGAGGAAGCGGCACGACGACGCGCTCTGTCACCTCCTGCAGGCCGACGTCCACTTCAG CGAGTGCGGCTCGGCGCTGCTGGGCGTGGTGGACAACCACGGCGTGCTGCAGCTGGACATCGTGTGGTGCTACCAGGCCTCGGAGGCGCTGTCGTGCCTGGACGACGGGCGCCAGCGCCTGCGGCTGGCCGAGGACTGCTTCGTCAGGTGCTACGGCGAGCGGCGGCAGAGGCTGCTGGTCATCAAG GGCAACACGGGGCAGGAGGACGTGCTGTTCCTGCGCCTGCGCCTGCTGCAGAGCCTGCTGGCCTTCGTGGACGGCGACGACCTTCAAGCCCGCCAGCGACTGGAACAG GTGGAGTCGCTGTACGCGCGTTTGAGTCCCGACGCCGACAAAATGACGCAGCTGATGGTGCTGGGCTTCAGCGAGAGAGAAGCGCGACTGGGCCTGCGAGCGTCCCGCGGCGACGTGCAGGAGGCCGCCTCGCTCGTCGGCCGTCGCAGGCGG GAGCGCGAGGAGCTGAGGCGACGCGAGCgccagaagaggaaaaaaaacaaggagagTTTGGCCGTCCTGGCGGAGGCGGGCTACGGCGCCAgggacgccgccgccgcgctgCGCCGGGCCAACGGAGACCTGGAAAGAGCCTTCCAA ATCCTGCTGGACGCCAGCCAGGCGCCGCCCACGTGCGAGGCAAACCTGGACCAGAAGCTGCAGCAG TTGTTGTATTTGGGCTTCGAGCGGTCAGCGGCGGAGGCGGCGTTGGCGTCGACGGGCGGAGACCTCCAGTCGGCCACCGAGCTGTTGATTGACAATTGGGGGGCGGGGCCCTCAGAGGCCGCGCCCCCCTCGGAGGACGAGGAGCCCGGCACGTCTTCGGGCTCCGCGG ACGACAGCGAGCTGGTGAACGAGGTCCTGGAGGACATCCCGGGCGACGAGGACGACTACTTGGATCCGACGCTGGAGGAGGAGCTGCAGCTCCTCAACGCCATCAAGACCCACCTGGCGCGCTCTCCGGACCAGTGA
- the inhbaa gene encoding inhibin subunit beta Aa, which translates to MSALTALSGAVLLLLHICQSSPDPPRSLAAEPPAAGRCPSCALAEEPEGEEEEEAQREVVEAVKRHILNMLHLHARPNITRPVPRAALLNALRKLHVGRVADDGSVHIGGEEAEGGGRRGGGGAGGGGGGARDDERDATEIIAFAEPGEARDTVTFVLSKDDGGGGGEAPAVEQADVWLFLRLAKNNRSRAKVAIRLFQHGAGAASSSPRDDVLLAEKTVDTRRSGWHTFPVSAAVQALLERADGEAAALGVRVSCPLCAGFGATPVLVSGGEASQRRGGQREQSQREQSHRPFLMAAVRPDDSRRRRKRGLECDGKVRVCCKRQFYVNFKDIGWNDWIIAPGGYHANYCEGECPSHVASITGSALSFHSTVISHYRMRGYGPFQNLRSCCVPTRLRAMSMLYYNEEHKIIKKDIHNMIVDECGCS; encoded by the exons ATGTCCGCCTTGACCGCGCTGAGCGGCGCCGTCCTGCTCCTGCTGCACATCTGTCAGTCGTCTCCGGACCCCCCGCGCTCCCTGGCCGCCGAGCCCCCCGCCGCCGGGCGCTGCCCCTCCTGCGCCCTGGCCGAGGAGCCcgaaggggaggaggaggaggaggcgcagCGGGAAGTGGTGGAGGCGGTCAAGCGCCACATCCTCAACATGCTGCACCTCCACGCGCGCCCCAACATCACCCGGCCCGTCCCCCGCGCCGCCCTCCTCAACGCCCTGCGGAAGCTGCACGTGGGCCGGGTGGCGGACGACGGCAGCGTGCACATCGGGGGGGAGGAGGCCGAGGGGGGAGGGAGGCGCGGGGGGGGCGGCGccggaggagggggaggaggcgCCCGAGACGACGAGCGAGACGCTACCGAGATCATCGCCTTCGCCGAACCCG GCGAGGCGCGGGACACGGTGACCTTCGTGCTGTCCaaggacgacggcggcggcggcggcgaggcgCCTGCGGTGGAGCAGGCCGACGTGTGGCTCTTCCTGCGTTTGGCCAAGAACAACCGCAGCCGGGCCAAGGTGGCCATCCGCCTGTTCCAGCACGGCGCAGGCGCAGCCTCGTCTTCGCCGCGGGACGACGTCTTGCTGGCGGAGAAGACGGTGGACACCCGCCGCAGCGGCTGGCACACCTTCCCGGTGTCGGCCGCCGTCCAGGCGCTCCTGGAGCGCGCGGACGGGGAGGCCGCCGCGCTGGGCGTCAGGGTGTCCTGCCCGCTCTGCGCCGGCTTCGGCGCCACGCCCGTTCTGGTGTCCGGCGGCGAAGCGTCGCAGCGACGCGGCGGCCAGCGGGAGCAGTCCCAACGCGAGCAGTCTCACCGGCCCTTCCTGATGGCGGCGGTGCGGCCGGACGACTCTCGGCGCCGGCGGAAGCGAGGCCTGGAGTGCGACGGCAAAGTGCGCGTGTGCTGCAAGCGCCAGTTCTACGTCAACTTCAAGGACATCGGCTGGAACGACTGGATCATCGCGCCCGGCGGCTACCACGCCAACTACTGCGAGGGCGAGTGCCCGTCGCACGTGGCCAGCATCACCGGCTCGGCGCTGTCCTTCCACTCCACCGTCATCAGCCACTACCGCATGCGGGGCTACGGTCCCTTCCAGAACCTGCGCTCCTGCTGCGTGCCCACGCGGCTGCGCGCCATGTCCATGCTCTACTACAACGAGGAGCACAAGATCATCAAGAAGGACATCCACAACATGATCGTGGACGAGTGCGGGTGCTCCTAG